The following are encoded together in the Juglans microcarpa x Juglans regia isolate MS1-56 chromosome 2D, Jm3101_v1.0, whole genome shotgun sequence genome:
- the LOC121249432 gene encoding uncharacterized protein LOC121249432: MLRACALEFKGSWENHLPFIEFAYDNNFQATIQMAPYEALYGRKYRAPLYWDEVSDSKLIGLEIIQEMKDLVRVIRDRMAAAQSRQKSYADTRRRGLSFEEGDWVNLKISPMNASSGLERHGSLAQDMSAHFR; the protein is encoded by the coding sequence ATGTTGAGAGCCTGTGCCTTGGAATTCAAAGGTAGTTGGGAAAATCACTTGCCATTCATAGAGTTTGCGTACGACAATAATTTCCAAGCTACTATTCAGATGGCACCCTATGAGGCTCTGTATGGGAGGAAGTATAGAGCACCTTTATACTGGGACGAGGTTAGTGATAGCAAGCTTATTGGGCTAGAAATAATTCAAGAGATGAAGGACCTAGTCAGAGTCATAAGAGATAGGATGGCAGCGGCTCAAAGTcgtcaaaagagttatgcagatacaaggagaagaggttTGTCTTTCGAAGAAGGTGATTGGGTGAACCTCAAAATCTCACCCATGAATGCATCAAGCGGTTTGGAAAGACATGGAAGCTTAGCCCAAGATATGTCGGCCCATTTCAGATAA